The genomic segment CCCGTAGCTCCCGTTCTGCAGCGGCGGGCGACTGAGGCAGTGGCGTTAGGGGGCGCCCAAATTGCGGCGGGCGATCTGATCATCGTTGACGTGGCTGCCACGAACACGGACCCGGCTGTTTACGGCAACGACGCGCACCTGTTCAAGCCGGGCCGGCAACTGGTTGGGCGGGCACTGCGGGGCGGGTTGAACTTTTCGGCGGGACCGCACTCCTGCGGATTTCGCCCGTTCGAATGTGGAGACCGCAGCGCCAACAACCACCTTCTCGCCCCGATCACGTTCGGCTCGGCGCTGCACAACAACCACCACGCGTTCCCGGCCTCCGCCGATCTGACCTTCAACTGGTGGCACGTGGATCCGAGCAGCTGGATCATCCGCCTGCTGGGCGCTCTCGGGCTGGCGTCCAAGATCCACCACCCGACGCGCGAGGCGATCGAGCTGCGGCGGCGGACCCGTTCCATGCCGGCTTTGCCGCGTTAGCTGGTCCCGAGGGACTTCATTGGTATTTTCTCGTGCCAGGATCCTCACGGCATCGGTTTGATGCCGCGAAAAAGAACGATGTCCTGAGACGTTGCGGTGCGGGCGATGGCGAGACGCTTGCCATCCTTCGACCAGGCAAAGTCGACAATTCCCCGCGGATCGGTGAAGTGCGTCAGCTGCCGCTCTTGAGAGCCATCGAGCGGATGGATAAAAATGTTGCCGGCCGTCGCGACCGGCGCGTAGGCAATCCCACGGCCATCGGGCGTCCATTTATTCAGGAAGAGCCGAATATTCATTGGCCGAACGTGCCGTAGAGGGGAGCAGTCCGGTAGATCGCATACCGAAATGAACCATT from the Terriglobia bacterium genome contains:
- a CDS encoding cytochrome P450; amino-acid sequence: PVAPVLQRRATEAVALGGAQIAAGDLIIVDVAATNTDPAVYGNDAHLFKPGRQLVGRALRGGLNFSAGPHSCGFRPFECGDRSANNHLLAPITFGSALHNNHHAFPASADLTFNWWHVDPSSWIIRLLGALGLASKIHHPTREAIELRRRTRSMPALPR